From Branchiostoma floridae strain S238N-H82 unplaced genomic scaffold, Bfl_VNyyK Sc7u5tJ_1494, whole genome shotgun sequence:
CTTAACTCGGATTGCCATCGTTTTTTTGGTTTATAAATCAGTGGAGCTACATTTTGTGACATGGAGAAAAGGAGTAGCTTGGAAAACAATGCAGTTGTGTTCAATTTCACTAGAGGGCACTTCAGCAAGCTTTTATTTGCTGCATATACTATATTCACAGGAAAGTTTAGATCCTTGAAGTAGTTATGGTAATAGCAGCTTTTATGTACCAcaaactactgtacatgtacatctaaatgTGTTCACAGTGGTTGTATTTTCATGGTTTTCATGTTGACTATCCAACTGAAAAATATATGTTTCCATGTACTACTGtgctaaaatatttttttcaacagtTAACTTTTAACACTGCAAAAGAATCAGTTTCCTTcctactgtaaaatcaagtcccaaCAAAGATAAATGAACACAAAATGTAACTGACATTCTGTTGTTTTCCTCAGTTCTACCTGCCTGACCAGGCAGCCAGCTATGCATACGCCGGCAGCAGATATGCCCAACCAACAGCATACGGCATGGGGTACGTATACTTCTCACCACGAGGGACGCTAACCAACCTACTAACTAACTATTAACAAGCGGTATTAATCATTCATGTTATTGTTAGCAATGTAGGAATCTGGGTTGTAAATATCACAATATTTAAATGGTTTTATTCTCAATGGTTTATATCCAAATGGTTTGGAAGAAATTACTACAATCGCAGTAATGTACATTGGGCTTTATATTCAACATAAAGGGAAAGGATATTGAAGACGTTGCAAGAATTGTCCAAATTAGTCATGGAAGAAAAAATTAAGTTATGTTGGAAAATATGGACTATTATTGGAAAGAAATATTAGATGTGGAGTTGTATGGTCTGGcttcaaaatgtacaaacaaattATTATGATGTCTTATACGTACTTGTCTTAGAAAGCAAATCTGCTCCCAAAGTCTGGCTAAGCAAATTATAGATCtgtgtatttcattttcttagTTTGTGACAAGCAATATTAGAGATATTGTACATGGAATTGAGCTGTTATGTAAGTAGCATTTCCACAACATTGGCTGGATTGAGAGCACCCATGGCCATGGCTGCACACTGTTAACTTCCATGCATTTTGAAAGAATGCTGGAATGATGCTCTGTGATATTGTATGCATCTTTTGTTCAACGCATTGAACATGTCgactgtactactactactaactaaTGACTTACACTAACTAGACACTGCTAGATTGTGCTGGACCTGATTGTACTAACGTTGCACCTTGGTCCGAGAGTCTTGTGCACCATGCATGGttgcatgtttgtaaaatgtgtcttgttctttttttgctCTCCCTCATACCACACGGCCTCGTGCAGTTTCATCGCTGACTGGAACGTTGGTGATCTTTGCAGGTATGGCCGTGAGTACACCGACCCCTACCATCACACCATCGGACCCGCAGGATATGGGGTAAGGGTTGCTGTAAGTTAGCACCGACCTACATTTCCTTTCTGCGTACAGTCTTGTTTGTCGTCGTCCGTCGGCACATGCATGATTGTGGCACGGAAAAGGGGACATTGTAggacacaggcacacacaatAGACAAGCAAACATCCCTTAAACTATCACCAATAACTTGCTGTATAGTAACAAACACACTGCAAATATAACAGGATTTCATCAGAAATGGCAAGTTTTCTGAAGGTTGGATAATGGTTCCAGACCACAGGTGTTTACAAAAAACCTACTGAACATTTGATAGACAAGGAAACATCACCTGCATTACCACCTATAGCGTGCTGTATAGTCCATAAACCTGGTGTGCAAGTATAACAGGATTTCAACAGAAATGGCAAGTTGTCTGAAGGATACTGTTTCTAAACCAGAGGGGTTACCATGTGACAGAGaggcaaatatcacctgtattACCACATATAGCATGCTTTATAGTCAAGAAGCCTGGTTCAAATAACAGTATTTGATCGGAAATAGCTAGAAAAAAGTGCTTCACCCTTGAGGTGTCACCAAAAACATTGGTCTTGACTGCTGCATATACTACATAGTGTAGGAAATTGATATTATTGAAATATCATTTAAGTTGCTTGTAAAGAAATGATCAACTGGATATATTCGGAATGTGACATTCAACATAGCTGCATTGTATGCTCAAAAAGGGTCAAATGGtgtaacaaaatatatatgGCAAGGCAAACAATTTATGCCAATGCTTTGGGTATGTCATCAtctaaaagttgttttttttcttaccacGGCTTCACCTTTCTTTCATAATGACAGAACGGTGTGATggtatttatcatttatcattgttACTCACTTTGCTCTAGATAGGCTGCatctatttacatgtactttctaATCATGATTTTgctatggtacaatgtatatgttactcagtgtttgtaaacaaactgcaAGTTATTTGCTTTCTCAAATATCCCACGTATAAGACTATGTTGTGAAATTATAAAGTATACAGTGATGTACATGTGAGTGCTAAGTGTTTTTTATGCTTAGAAGCAAAAGTAGTTTGATTCAAATAACCATTTCACAGtgttaactgtacatgtgtagcaaGGTGCTCTATGGGtattatgtcaaaggtgaatgcccctaACATGTAAACAGTACTTGTCTAGATCATGCTTGATACATGTCAAGGgcctcaaatttgaaataacacccacaatgcatcttgcAGTGCATGTGCAGTTTAAATGGTGAAACAGATTATTGTAGAAACACCATGTTGTGATGTCTCCATTTCTAATGCAGTTTTGTCTTCTCATCCCCAGGCGAGCGTGTACCGTGGAGGTTACAGCCGTTTTGCACCGTACTAAACGGTTGAACCACCACCAGGACATCGCAGTCATAGGTACCTCTAGATACTCCCATGATGCTCTACGTGCAAGGGCGCTGTAGCCGCCCCCCCTATTTATGGCAATTGTACATGGGATAAAAACTCTTGTCATGTAATATTGTTATAACATATATAAAAGATACTGTTATTACATTATCGATAATGAAGACAGCGAACAATCAATGACTACAAATTCATGATGATATAATCAAGTAGCGACCATCGATAAATGTACCTATATCTTAGATAGGCCGTAGATAGTTTAGTATCATATTGATAAGTAGTTTGGGGTTTTGTCGGATGATTACCTTTCGAGAGGGAAGGTAGATATATATGACAGGTCTACAATGGTTGATAATTATAATCAGGGTATAGATGGTAGTGGACGACGATTCTGTACAGATTTAGTAGTCGGTAGAACCTGTTGAAGGAGACTCTACATGTATGCGTAGAGGGTCTACATGTACGCATAGATGGgattttacaatgtacaaagggCAGAATGCAATGTGCAAGACCCGCCACTGTACAGCAGTCACTCCTGCAGTATATATACAACTCTACAAGGACGTTTATATAGCTAAGAAACTaggaaaaaatttttaaaactcttagataaacaaaaatgtttccTGATATATATTAGAACTTTTGTAAACCACTCTTGTCATCTCTACGCATTTCTGCCTCTGATTTCTTATCTCTGACTTGTGGGAATTTTCTTTTATGTAGAAATCTATTTCTGTAAATAAATCTTTGACCTTTTTTTGAGCATTTTCATTTACGTTGTGCTTTTGACTGTGACTTTCATGCTATTCTTTACCTCTTTAAGTTTTTCTGCTGTTTCTCTACTATTTAGCTGTTGACTTTGCTGAGGTAGGTTTGGCCAGTACTACATACAGGTTGAGGCATATTTACCTCTTCTACCTGCATTATTAGGATATCTATCAGCCCAATAGGTGAAACTGTGGTGTGATACCTTTTTACCTACATACCAGACATAGATACCCAACATCCCATCTTGTGCCCTGGGCTTTTTAATCAAAAATGCAAAACAGGTCTTGCAAGAATCACCCACCAAATTATCTCCTGGCATATTCAATGAAAGCCGTCTGACCACAACAGATGACAATTAAATGCTGAGCATTTCTATAGATGCCCAAGCTTTCTGGAGCTATTAGTAAAAGCACCTGAACCAAACACAAGTCACTGACAATCTTTTCAACACTGAAAAGTGATGTATCTATCTTTGTAAATGAAGGTAGTAATTCAGGTCTGCAGTCTTATGAAATATACATTGTGAACTGACATTGGCAATTGCccaaaatattcaaattaaacaaaaagaagaagactatGAACACTGAATTAAATACATCAGAATGCAGCCTAGGTATGACTCTATTCTGAGCTGCCTAAAAAGTTTGAACAGTTAATTAGTCATTTGACTTCGAGGAATCACCATAGACCAATTCTATGGCCCTTCTACCAACAGGTACAAATGCAaagtaaaaatgcaaatatttgatggacatactgccactctctcattggtcaaactgtagattgccatgctatcattggtcaaaGTGCTAACTgccatgctgtcattggttgaactgctaattatgatggactgGCAGGATTGCTCTATAAGCCCAATTTCAACAACTCGAAGTAAATATGTGTTAATGTATGGTATATAGAACACACCCACTCCTACCAAAATCGTGGTCTGCATACATTTAGGTTTGTGCTAAAATAACATGATATAACTTTTTAAAGTAAAAGCCCACCACGATATAAACAAATACCTGAATAGGACCTGGTTTTGGTCCATGTGCTAGAATTACTTTGAGTTCGGAAACTCAGGGAAAACCCAGTATTACACAAACTATACAAAAGACATACAAACTGACTTTCTGGTTAAGAAGCCATCCAAAATTTTAACAAATGCCTCAGAAGTGAATTGGGCTTTAAAGGACCATTTAGTACTGCATTCAAGTTTCCCACTTTGATACAATGTGTTGTCGATATGAGTGTTTGTCAAAGTAAATGGCAACTTTTCATGGTTGACACTCGCAATACTGTGAGTAGATGTGTCTGTTTTAACCTACACTTAGAGTTAGACACCTCAAGATTGGTAAAAAATCTCTGCAGAAAGACAATTTTTGACCATTATGTGCAGAACATGCATTCAAAGTCCCCAAAATCAGTAGGTTGCATAGCAAATCTGTTTAAAGGACTCCAGAAAAACCCTATGATGAAACAAGACTCATTTGATGACACCTGCAGTCTTTACACTCATTTGAATTTGGGTGGACTTTGTAATTGCTTAAAACACATTGCAATCTACAACTAACATGCTACCTTTTTCGCCTATCCAATTCTCTACTTCTCTACAGACACCATCTTCAGTGCTTTTTCCTGTCTTTGAACTTTAAGtggtgctttttttttaaaaaggtgtACGATTGTGCTTGCATGTTAATTATGTTCAACCCAACATTCATTTCTATAAAGAAATGTTCTTGATAAAAGACATGATTATGCAGTAATGAAGTCAAATCTTCTACATCAAAGttttttatcacaaaaactCCCATTGAATGTACAGAACCTTGAAATGGTGGTTTAAAATGATAATGGTTCTGTACTTTTAGTgatgtactttttttcattttggtgcATTGCTGAAGActttcagtacagtacagtatccGACAGAGGGCAGCTAGTTGCCACATCAGTATGTTTTTGTAGCCTAGGAATCAGACTTGTCAGGGTCCAACCGTTACTCCATTGCCAACGAAGAAGAGTGACGGTTGTAAACAGAGGAGCTGGACAAGACTGAATCGCAGGCTATGAAGACAAAAACATGTTATGCAGTCAACTTTTTCATGTCTCAGGTATCATACCAATGTTATTTTCAAGACCActatgggtggggaggggggtgggtaGATATGATGTGGCCACTGGAATAGAGTTGTACATGACAAACTATATGATCTTAGAAAGCCTGAGCTGGAAGAAGTGGTTTATTTGGGAATAATGTAAACCTACTATCATTGCAGTTGTGACAATGTCACATATTACCTTTCTGTGACATCTAAACCATCCTCTTGCCTAAGAAATGTGCCCACCAACTCAAAATACCACTGCAACTTCTATTTTTGGTTGGACATTACAGAATGCATAGTTAGTAACATTATATACTGCCTGCAGAAGTTGCTTGGCTTGTAATTGTTTTAACTCTCTACATCTGAGGTGGTCAATCCTACTGTTGTTCTACATGTATAGCCAGTAGCTATGGGTATGGATGACTTCCACTCAGACAAGTATGTTCAGGGGCTGGTACACCTCAAAAATAGCCTTGTCACAACAGTTGTGAACGTAAACTGAAACACAATCCCTCATAAAATAGATATTAGGAATACAAATAAGAATTTTGATATCCGAAATGGCTCCAATTTGCAGCTTTTAGCACACGATGTCACAAATATTGGCACCACATTCTGCTGATAGCTATGATAGTCAGATAGACTCTTTTAATTGTACATACACTTTCATTGGATAGGCTGTTTGTACCTTTATTTACTGTAGATAGGACTGAATTTGTACCAGAAAAGCACATAATTTCAACACACCTTTGTCATGtcagccatgtttgttttcagtaGAGCCTTTTGTAAATCAGCCACTGGTGGTGTTTTAAACGTTCTCATTGGCCCGTTTCAACCTCATCCGTCTCTGTCACGATTGGCAAACGTTGGCACAACGCTATGGTTGAACGTGTACCAAAGAGCCCCTGGCGTAGTTGTGCTAAGATTCTGTCTATTTTTATATATGTGTAGATATATTACGTCCATCTGTGCGCCTTTTTTTATCTGATATGTCCAAATATTCACTTCTTGCCATGTATGTGCAATACAAGGAACAACTGaaggtttttaaaaataaacataATTGAATATCCCGAGTGCAAGTGAacatgaagacaatttcagaaaCGAGAACGTCCCACCGACAGTAGCGTTTAGCACTTTTCATCATGTACCAAATGTAGTTAGAATAATGTGGAATAAGAGAAATACCGAAAAGTCAGTACAATATAATGGTAGATACTGACATGTTTTTATGTCACTGTATCTAAGCAAGGGTTCGGTCATTACAATAGTGACTTGCCCTCTTTGAGCCCTAATGTGCAAGTATATTATACCATTGTAaactttttcatgttttctttttttacttatgTATATCTACAACTATATGGAGTGTTAAACAAATGttatttcatatacatgtataagtaaaCAGGACAGCGATAGGGCAATTTTGTATGTTATTTATATTGCCGTCATTTGTACCGCTCAGGCTATTTATTGTACCCATTGTATCTACGATAGTGTAATATGAATTATACCAATCAAATTCCAAGTAGTTGAGCAGTCGGTAGGAAAGCATGTAGGTATTTTAAAGACTGTATAAGTAGGTAATGTAGCAGGTTGCATTAAATGCAATAAAGTCATAATGTCAATATGGAACTGTCTTTTGGATTTTTTCATTGTCCTCAATCATGATTAGATTTAGTCGAGTGTATTCAAAGGCATCCAAAAAGGCAAGTTTTGCCACCTAATGCTGTAAAGTATTTTACTGCAACATGCTAAATACTCTCACAGCTTTTGGTCCCTCCAGTTTTCAAATGGAATAATCCAAGAAGTGTCACTACTGATTGATCCTGCACTTCTGGTCAGAATCGGTAGGGGGTGCTGTTGCATGTGTAACTTCACATCCAAACTTCAAAGAACTGCATGTTGTGGGGTAGGAGACATCAGACCTCAGTGAGTGTGGCTTTGCACTCCTGTAGCTAGCCAACTCTACTGAAAAAATATATTCCAAATTTAGATCTAATGATGAGTGAGCCAGCTCACAGTTTGAACAGTTGTGTTACGCCAGGTGGTATCAAAGTTTAAAACCCCCGAGACATAAACAGACACATCTTGACATGTATCTAGCATATGCATGGtgtactgtttacaagttaggggtcttcacctttgacatatgctGTTCAAACTGTGAACTGGTATTATTCTGTTGAGGTCAGGCTCATGAAGGAGAATTTAGGTTCATCAACAATATAACAATGAGACTGAGTCACATTGATAAaggatagtagagttttcttttacacaaccagcttTTGAAAATGCGCCaactacatcggctacatatagtggcaagaagcagcactccagttagaagctctgagaaagatgtctgacaggcatcaaaacgtcagcaggtaatattagctggttgtgtaaaagaaaactgtactatcttatgacctaccaacctggtgaaattattttcagacaCATTGATGAAAGTTTGACATCCAGGCTCATAATACCTCAGTATATTATATTTTGCACTTACAAATACATAAGTGGTCTTGATGATACAAACTTATTACTTCAAATGACCCATTGCATCAAAAAATAATACCATAACACTAGTACTTCACTATTACAAATTCTGTACATGTTAAAAGAAGTCTTCACCTCTATATTCCAGCATTACCCATAAATTAATTAGCTTCACAAGTTATCTAAATTTATCACAATCATTCATGTTAAATATCATACTTAAAACCCTGTCAACAGCGGCCTATAAAAATCACTTGGATCATGGATAAAAtggtttatacataaataatgAGAGAGACAGAATACTACaaggtgtattccatatcacccaaggtatcatGGGTCGGAATGCCTGAAGGGCGGAAGTTCTGAAAATGTGTGTCCTCAAAGAAAAAATTGTAAGAACAGCAATTCCAATGTCTGAATCTATTTGAGTTATTCAATGGAATCCTATGCAATACAAGAAATAACCCATGCAGTACCGTAAAATATGGACTGGAATACccgtatcaaacattatattttaCAGTCTAGGTATGATATAAATATGTacggtcaaacctgcccgagcgaccacctcttctcagcgaccacctggccatttcgacccctttttctcggtcccgattttttttcccattgacgtaagcattaagcgaccttttctcaacgaccacctggccaacgcgaccgcgaccatcccaaattgggacccataacgaccgcatcattttcaaaattgaggttttcatcgattttttatgataactagtgctattttgtgccgaaatcgttgtaagaaaatccgaatttagttgttacagaagtttttgtttttctaaatctatatcattataaagtgaacgaatgctgaaacgtatatagcctcatacttttttaagaaagatatCTGCAACTGAtactttttaagaaagatttgTGTGAGtgttttgtccaactgtactgtacccgtgggtaagtacgctatcgggacgtaccgggcatcgaattcgaaaggtgcaccgtagttatttcagatcaagaacatagcgacgcataaagacttgttgttttttttgtatggtaactgacagcatcaaagttcccttacagtctaaaacgttagtgtgcaaatacttgagctttaaaacacggtatcatataaaagctcgataaaagcttggggttaaatttacaatttacagcgTGCcctttgtatttgacattaaagatcTCGCTACTTTGCGTgcatgcagtgtgcttgctgtttgccattaaacacaacggaaaccatttatactttgcagcgggcatgttttgagtcgatactcttctcagcaaccacctgtccaaatcgactgatttttcccggtcccccgggtggtcgtcttgggcaggtttgactgtgtactACACATATTTCTTGTCCAAGTTCCATCATCTGTATGTATAGACATGGTGAGAGAGTCTCAGGGCGTGGCAACATTGTTCATACAGGAAGAAGATTAGAGACGACGCACAGGCAGCCTTCAGTAGACTGGGGGACAGGCCCTTGAACAAGCCCCGTGCCCCTTCTTCACGCAGCATACACCGTACACAGTGGACCAGTCCTGTGTACTCACGCAcctaaataacaaacaaacaacaacagcaaatgaACAACAGGGTTACTTGCAACAGCATCTATATTGGTCACAAAAGCATATTATTGGAACAGAAGGACAGCAATTGTGATCTGGAAAATGTCTAAGCTGCAGTGGTCACACAAGTGTCAGTATCATGCACTTTTGGCCAGAACTGATAGGGGGCAATGTTGAGTAAGGTGGGTCAGATAATGagtcagaggaacaggtttcagGTGGCTTTAAAATAACAATTTTCTGATAGCTTTCGATTaccattttctttgaaatattttaaaaagCCGAGTGTCAAACGTTTGATGCCCTGTTCACAGaataaaaacattgtatataaaaaagAAGAATAGATGGCAATTTTTTATCTTATATAATGTATGAACTTATGTCATAGTAACGTAGGATAGTAAGGTAGGTGTTGTCGGTCACGGGATAAAGCCGGACAAAAACACTCCACTGTTCAATTGTTGAACATTTTAAACCTTAATTAAAAAATGTACAGTTAATCAATTGTTATAACGTATCGTATATAATATTAAAAAACTGAAGGCAAGCATggcaaaatgaataaaaagcgTACATTCACTGTACACATGCAAACCACAATCAGACTGAGGGGGGCAAACATAGTATATACTACGTGATTTtcagcataattaatgacgtcatttcaaaatctgagttttgattggctaagtTCGGAAGAAAAATGAACCAGAGTGAAAATAGAATGTTTTCCTTCGGAAACATAACGATAGTATGGGTACTGTGGAGATGACAGAGTACAAAAGGTCCAGTCAGAACTGCTTTTTTTCGTTTAAGAGCAATCATTTTTAATTTCAGCTTCTCATGGCACTGTAGCTTATTTGATAGGGGGGCGTGGCTCCTTGAGATAATTAAGCACACCAGTCTTAAGATAAATACTGGAAATGAAAGTATGGGTACTGTGGAGATGACAGAGTACAAAAAGTCCAGTCAGAactgcttttttttaaaagagcaagcattttttttatttcagccTGTCATTGCACTGTGAACTGATTTGATTGGGGGGCATGGCTCCTTGAGATAATTAAGCACACTGGTCTTAAGATAACTACTGAAATGATAGTATGGGTACTGTGGAGATGACAAGAGAGTGGGTACTGTGGAGAGTCCAAAAAGTCCAGTCAGAACTGCTTTTATTATGATAAGGAGCAAGCCTTTTAAATTAGCTCAGATCCATAATACTCATATACTATATTATGCACTTGCAAATACAGATTGATACTACAAACTTATTACTTCAAATGACCCATTGCAACGAAAATAAAAACCATACCACTTTACTATTACAAACTTTGTACATGTTAAAAAATCTTCACCTCTATATTGCATTGCCCATATATTGATTAGCTTCACAAGTTATCTTAATTTATTAAAATCATTTATATTGTATATTCAAAACCCTGTCAACAGTAGCCCATGAAAATTACTTGGATCATGGATGTTTGTACATGAATACagaaagaagagagaagaataCTACAAGATATCTTCTGAATCCCCCAAAGTAACATGGGTCAGAATGCATGAAGGGttgaagttgagaaaatttgtgatctcaaataaaacattttaagaACAGCAAATCCAATGTCCGAATCTGCTAATTTCAATTGTCAACAGTGGCACATGTTAAGTGTGTTCAAATTATTCAATGGAATCCGGTGCAATACTAGTAGAAACCCCAACCATACAGTAAAATATAGACCGGAATACCCATATCGACATTATTCCGGTGCAGGTACATATCTATCATGGTATACATATTTCTCGTCCTAGTTCCATCATCTGTATGTATACACATGGTGGGAGAGTCTCAGGGCATGGCAACATTGTTCATACAGAGAGAACATTAGAGATAATGTACAGGCAGCCTTCAGTAGACTGGGGGACAGGCCCTTGAACAGGCCCCGTGCACCCTCCTCACGTAGCATACACCGTACACAGTGTACCGGTCCTGTGTACTCACGCacctaaacaacaacaatgacaggGTTACTTGTGACAACACTAGTGGCCACACAAGTGTAAGTTACATGCACTTTGGGCCAGAATTGATAGGGGGCAATTTGAGTATGGTAGGTCAGATGATGAGTCGGAGGAATAGGtttaaaataacattttctattaAATGGTCAACTGTAGACTCTGTTCAATACAGGAATCAGGAAGGGACAATGGCTTACATAGGACAGACTGAGAACAGCTTACAAAAGTTTTAGCATCGTCGCTGACTCGCTGTTATCGAAGCTTTTATTTCACACTCTGAAGTGGCCACACAAGACTACGCTGCAGTGGCCACACAACTTGTCACAAGTGCCATGATTACAACTTACCTTCTTGGAATCATATCTGCATTGTTTTGGGGTTAAGCAGCAGGGAGAAAGTTTAACATGACTATCATGGAGACCAATCACAAGCCTCCATTCCCACTGGTTCAATGATACAGATCTGATGTGATGTCATAAGCATGGGTAAATGAAAAATAAACCTATGCATTACTGATAACAAGTTTGTGTCAGTCTGAATTTGCTGTATGATCCTTACCTGTCCAAATGACCTCCTGGCATGGTCAAATCCTTGGACTTGCAGCCGTTTCTTGACCACATCCAGAGGGTAGACGAGTGTTTTACTGACCACCCCAGACGCAGCCCCACACACCAGGGTCTTCACAGCACCTAGAATAGTAGAAAAAGAATTCTTTCACCTTCTAGTTTGGATGTACCAGACAGTTCCAAGGCTGCAGTACTATCATAGATTACTAGTTGGCGCTGCTGCACTGCAGATTTGCCAAATCTGCTTGATTGCTACAAGTACAAAGCTACTTACTTCAACACCAATACTGTATATAATCTGAAAACATTAAAATAAAAATTTCTGACATAAATAGTACTCAATAACAGCATGTTCACTGTTACAAATAATGTCACCCAGTTACAAAGTTCCCCATTCACTGCAAATGTCAAACTTGTATTACTACTAAGTACTATGCTACAGAATCGTTTTATCTGTGAATTTAAAACACTTgtgaaaacctcctttccctCCTACCATGAAATGGAatcactgcaaaagtaaatgaatttacagtattgaccACACAGGGAAAAACACAGGCCGTATCTCTCGTGAgtttatgttctgaagtgagtggtcgttaaaaatttgatctgtgtcacagtgtgtgtacttttgtgttggaagaaaaattAGCATTGTACCAAAGTCCTTTACCTTTGTCAGATATGGACTGTGGAAGATATTCCCACGCTGAGGTGAACATGGCGAATGTAGCAAACTGGAAACCGGCGTACGGGAAAATCTGTACCAAGGTCGGACTCAGACCACGGTAGAACGCACGCGGCCCTCCCTCTCTCCACATGGAACTGATGGCCTGAGGTAGGCTACGGTACACCTAGGAATGAAACAATGTATTACTTCAACTGGACCATTataaaaacaagataaacatcaACGACATTCGGGCTACTTTTCTAAAATATGTAtgtctgaaatgtttgtttgtttattccttATTTAATCAGGGTGAAAGCATGTCACCTTACAGTGTTTTTCAAAGCCCCTTTGGGGGAGAACTTGGCATGTCGATGTGTGAAGAAAG
This genomic window contains:
- the LOC118407855 gene encoding LOW QUALITY PROTEIN: mitochondrial thiamine pyrophosphate carrier-like (The sequence of the model RefSeq protein was modified relative to this genomic sequence to represent the inferred CDS: substituted 1 base at 1 genomic stop codon), with translation MVGYDPQEKVELSATEYAVAGGVSGFLTRAACNPLDVIKIRFQLQVEPIKKSQHGGKYQSIPQAVVTLFREEGITAFWKGHVPAXLLSLIYGAVQFAVFELLTKQAWEQLPPEASSGLWKPALHFMCGGLSAMAATCACQPVDVLRTRFSSQGEPKVYRSLPQAISSMWREGGPRAFYRGLSPTLVQIFPYAGFQFATFAMFTSAWEYLPQSISDKGAVKTLVCGAASGVVSKTLVYPLDVVKKRLQVQGFDHARRSFGQVREYTGLVHCVRCMLREEGARGLFKGLSPSLLKAACASSLIFFLYEQCCHALRLSHHVYTYR